TTCtcagcctttttctttttttagaagccATTACAGATCAGTTATCACACACACAGGAAATGAGGCCAGCAGTATGAAAACTCTCAGACAAAATAATGtttaacaaaaagagaaagatagCTGAACTtgtgaaatgaaacaaaatgttaaaaagttacgaTATTTACGTAGTTTCTTACCAAACACATCTACGTTatgttaaagtaaccaaaatatctttacattccccaaggcatgtcaccacttttgagcacccctgatGTTTGGAAatcgaaagttgaaaaatttgacactggGAAAGGGCTGGAATCATTGTGTGGGCAGGAGGCCTCTACAGGTTTCTTCTCTGAGAACAGGataaaaaattagaatagaatagaatagaatagaatagaattttattggccaagtgtgattggacacacaaggaatttgtcttggtgcatatgctctcagtgtacataaaagaaaagatacgttcatcaaggtacaacatttacaacacaattgatgatcaatatatcaatataaatcataaggattgccagcaacaagttatagtcatacagtcataagtggaaagagattggtgatgggaactatgaaacgattaatagtagtgcagattcagtaaatagtctgacagtgttgagggaattatttgtttagcaactgatggccttcgggaaaaaactgttcttgtgtctagttgttctggtgtgcagtgctctatagcgtcgttttgagggtaggagttgaaacagtttatgtccaggatgcgagggacctGCCAATATTTTCAcgagcctcttcttgattcgtgcagtatacaggtcctcaatggaaggcaagttggtagcaattattttttctgcagttctaattatcctctgaagtctgtgtttttcttgttgggttgcagaaccgaaccagacagttatagaggtgcaaatgacagactcaataattcctctgtagaattggatcagcagctccttgggcagtttgagcttactgagttggcgcagaaagaacattctttgttgtcctttttaatgatgttttgatgttagctgtccatttgagatcttgcgatatgatagaacccagaaatttgaaggtttctactgttgatactgtgttgtcaagtattgtgagaggtggaagtatggaagggtttttcctaaagtctaccaccatttctacggttttgagtgtgttcagttccagattgttttggttgcaccacaaggctagtcgttcgacctctcgtctatgcggattcgtcattgtctcgaatgagaccaatcactgttgtgtcatctgaacttcagtagcttaacaaatggatcattggagatgcagtcattggtatacagagagaagagaagtgggagagcacacagccttgggggccctgtgctaattgtacaggtatttgatgtgatcttgcttagcttcacctgctgcttcctgtttgttaggaagcttgtgatccacttacaagtctgttccgtacctgtagctggtttagcttagttagaagaatgtctggaatgatggtattgaatgctgaactaaagtctacaaaaggacccttgcataggtctttggagactcaagatgttgtaggatgtagtgcagagccatattaacagcatcatctgttgatctatttgctcggtatgcaaattgcaaggggtctaagagcggattcgtgatggttttcaggtaggaaagcactagcctttcaaaggttttcatgactacagatgttagagcaactggtctgtagtcattcagttccttgatggtgggcttcttcggcactgggatgatggtagagcgtttgaagcaagaaggaacatagcacatctctagtgatttattgaaaatatgggtgaagatggggccaattggtcagcacagacttttaagcaagaaggagttatcttgtctgggcctggagcttttcctggcttttgtctgtgaaataggtcctgcacttccttttctgtgatcactaggggttgtgaacccaatgaaatggggtcagttgtaggaggcttggctgttgttggtgtgtctgagatggtgtgtgtggagataggtggctgtagtttcctttcaaacctgcagtaaaactcattcaggtcatctgccagttgttgattaccttcagcctgggaaggaggtttgccatagccggtgatatttttaagagttttccacatgtttgctggttcatttgctgaaaattgattctttagcttttcagagtagcttctttttgctgctcttatctcccttgttagtgcatttctggcctgattgtacagcattttatcaccttttctgtaggcttcctctttggaatgtcgtagctgcttaagtttaggtgtaaaccaaggtttgttattactgtgtattcgcaagttccttgtaggtacacataggtcttcacagaagctgacatatgatgttacagtatctgtgagttcatccaggtctgcagaggtatctttaaaaatattccaatcagtgcagtcaaaacatgcctgtagctttaattctgattcctccgtccaggttttcactgatttaattttatggttttatggctttaagtctttgcctgtaagcaggtacaaggtgaatcatgcaatgatcagagtgtcctacagctgcacgtggtaaagaccgataggcatcttttagtgttgtgtagcagtggtctagagtattcttgcctctggtgggacaattgacatgctgaaagaattgcctcctcctgtgttagaatctcctccgtgtttgtaaagacaggcgggggtgagattaaagaaagctgctccttaaagaaatgttccttaatttttagcagatggtctcgtgagtaggaaatccgtagtgagtcacagagaacaattagaaataaagaaacaattagagagcatttcaccgaggcagccttcgtcggtgcCATCTTAGGTAGTAAGCACAAGTCTAAATTTTGAAAGAGATGATAGGGGAAGTTCAGAAAAGTGTCTatagttttgatttattttaaaatgaattgttTGAATTTGGATGGAAAAACTGACATCCTGGGCCACAGAATGAAAACTCAAAACAGTTTTATTAGGGTGGAGAAGTGAAGTAAAATGATGAAAGGTGACAGGGCAAATGCAGAGATCTCCAATGAAGAAACACCACTCTTAATGCACAGCCTTAGGCCTTGGAACTTGGAAGAGGTTGGGGAATGGGAGGGGCTCTGAAATTAAGGCTTCTCTTCTCAAACTGCTTGACCTGTGGCAGCGGAAAGCACCTTGGCACCCTGTTTGCTGAGGATGCCTCCCCATGTCCTCCTGAcacaaagagaggaggagaacctGGCAGACAGTTGGTGGACAAGCCTGTctagggagagagatggaagggatgGCCCTGCCCAGTCTTGAGAAACACCAAAAGGGGACTTTGAGGGACCCCCCCCCATCAAGCCCTTCTGAATCAAAATTCTGGTTTGGGCACAGATTAAGCCAGTCTTAACCCTCTTCCCCCAGCCCCCAACCCCCACCATCTTGAGCTGGCTAAGCGGGTTGCGCCAACTTGGTCATGCTGCGGAATAACCAGTCAGGGTCTCCCTACCTGGCAGGGTCTGGGGGAGAGGCCTTAGGGAGTACGTAACCTGCTGgtctgggtgggggggggttgccTTTCCTCCTGTGCCCCCACCATCCAAGAACACCAGCCTATTAGGCCAAGCAGTGCAGAGGGCTGGGCTCAGCTGTGCCACATTCATCCATTGGGTAGTGCAACCTCTGCTCCCCTTCCACAGGTGGCGCAGCGGATGGCAAGGTGGTGCGCTACAGCAAGGACCAGCGCCCCACCACTTTGCCCATCCAGCCCTTCGTCTTCCAGCACCACTTTCCCAAGCCGGCAAAAGGCCGGGCCCTGCACAGCCATTTGGCCTCCAGCCTCTCCCAGCTCTACAGCCTCTCGGCCGCCACTGCTGCTCGTCCAGCCAGCCAACCCCCCTCCTCGGCTTCCCAGTCCTCCACCTCTACCGAGGGGCCTATGGGGCAAGGCCAGCGTTCTGCCGATGGGGCGGTTTCCCTAGGCGACGGCCATGtcaagagggggccagggccagagACCACTCGCCTGTCCCCACTGGGCAGTTACTCTCCAGTACGCAACAACGTGCCTTTCTTCCAAAGCGGGGATTCCTCCTCCTGCTCGCCCACCCCGGAGACGCAACCCCCCCGCAGCAAGTCCTGTCCAGTCTctgccaacctcctgcccagcacCAAAGCATCTCCAGCTGCTGGCAGCTGTGCCACCCCGGGGCGTCCAGGGACCGGAGTCCAGCACAAGCAGTGTGAGAGCCCCTCACCGGTGGCCAAGAAGGAGGAACCCCCAGGCCCCTCTGCACCACTGGCCAAGGACCGACTCCCTGTTGGCTCCCTCCTGCCGTTGTTGTCTGGTGGCTGGAGCCTGCCCAGAGCGGAGAGCCACAGTGAACCCCAGTGGAAGATAGGGGGCAGCGATGCTGCCAGCTTCAGCTCCTTGGGCGTTGGCATCCCCCGGCCCCTCAATGGTAGGTGGGCATTGCAAGGAAAGGCTTAACTTTGCATTCCCCgaatgtgtgtgtctgtctgtcctaTAGGTAAATAACTTGGGGGGCGGTATTTCCGTTCTGCCCCTTGTAGTTGAGGGTTTAAGGGAGCCAGAAAGTTCATCAGTTCACAGCCATGAACATTTAGATGACCAGCCCTATTCCTAGGGAGCCCTGAAGTAGCCTCCAGGCCCTTTGCCTCTCTGGCCATCTATGGCATTgccagaagtggggggggggctccacATGGGGAATCAGCCACCCTGTGGCGGCCATGCAGACATGCCTGGTTCTGAGTGACGGCCCATTTGTCCCCTGAATCGCCCTTTCACCCGAGgcaaagtgggggagggggtgagATGCCTCTGATAGGCAGGCTGGCCGGCCGTCTGACCTCAGGGCCTCCTTCACCCCCTCCCCCATCTCGCCTACACCACGAGGCTCTGGGCAGGTTGCGCCCATGCACGTGGATGGTCGGTCTCCCCGGCTCGaatgccgctgctgctgctgagtTGCCGCTGATGGacgcctgtctctgtctcttcctcGGGTTCGGCTTCTCTGCCCTcggcttccctccccctccccgaccGGCCTCTTGCGGCCACAGCCAACCACCTCTCTCTGCAAGCCCTGAAGTGGCGGGAGTACCGGAGGAGGAACCCCTTGGGGCTGGACCGCGTCTCGGACCTGGCAGGGCTGACCAGCCACCTGGACTGGAAGCAGCTGGAGAGCAAGCCGCCCTGGAGGAACCCTCTGCTGGCGATGCCAGTGGGCCACTCCGGACCCAGACTCCACGGTGCGCCTTGACTGTTGCAGGCTCCCCTCCCCGGCTCCCCTTGGCTGGGCCAAAGGAAAGGCTTCGAAGGGGTCCGGAGGCCATGGGGACTGTGGGCTTGAATCCCGGTTCCCCAGAAGTGGGGGCTGCAATGCCCTCTGCCCCCATTTGGTCCCTTCCCCAGCCTGGCCTGGGGTCTCTCTGGGGTCAGAGGTATCACAGATGTGATTTATGTTCCTTGAAACTGGGCATTGCTTTCAACAGTCTCAGCCGCCCAGAGACTGTTTGGAGGTGGGCAGCCCCGGAGCCCAATCAAGTAACCAGGTGGGTGGGCCGTAtccccctttctcccccttcccccatgTCTTGCAGGACCAGCGGTGAAAGAGCCACAGCAAAGCTTCCCCGACTTCTTCCCCGACTGTTTCTCCTTGGCCGAGAAGCCGCCGGCCGAGTTCTGCCTCTCCCCTGACGGCAACACTGAGTCCGTCTCCGTCGATCTGCTGCAGAAGAAGGGTCGGTCTGGtggggggatggggaggggccccGGCACTTGCACCCTTCCAAAGTTTCTTCCATATGCGCTAGGAGTGCCATTtcctggggtgtgggggggggcgctACTCAGCAGTTGCTGCTTGCAGAGGTGGAGGATGGAGGGTAGTGAGGAAGGGTCAGCTCCCCTTGCAGAGAATGAGGCTATGGcaccctccaaccttggcagctgggCTGGAGGGTCATTGTCCAGAGCAGAGCCGTCTTTTGAAGGGGCTTGAGGGGATGGGACCCTCAAGCAGGGTAGGAATCTGGTGTGGTCAGGAGAGGTGCctctgaccccccccccccagccatttcCTCATTTAAGCCCCCACAAATGTTAGGCATGGGGAGCATGTTCAATGCATGGGGCGGCCAAGGGGTGGTTGCAGTCTTTTACCCCTGCAGTCGGTATCTGACGGTTCCTGGAGGGAGGGGGTCTTTGGAGAAAAGGAGACTTAGGGCCCCTCAGCTGCTCTGCACTCCCTATgctttcagccccccccccccccgcatgagAGGAAGAGAGAGTAGGTTTCATTTGACACAGAAGAGCCCCACCCCACAAATGTTTGGAGCCAGAACAGGTCCTCCAGAGTCCTGGATAGGAAGGAGGGACCGAGGGGTCTGCTTGGGTGAGGGGCAAGCTCagcctcctcttccttctgcccACCAGGTCTCGTCAAAGCAATCAACATGTCCGTGGACCTCATTGTGGCCCATTTTGGGACCAGCAGAGATCCTGGAGTGAAGGTGAGCTGGTTTTCCTCTTGGCCTCCTTTCCCTTCAGTGCCTCCATCGTTCCAGTGAGAGGCCTTCCCTTTAAGGTTTGTCCACCTCCCAGCCAGTGCCCCTGCAACCTTGGGACTATCGAAGGTGGCAGGAAGTGGGGTGGTCttggaaaagatggaagaaagAGGAGCAGGTGAGGAGAAAACTCAAGTGGGTCCGTCTTGACTCTCTGGGCTACAAGGTTCTGTTACTGAAACAATTAAGCATTGCAGAAATATATGTGGCCTACCATTGTGGGCTGGTGGGCAACCAGACCAGAATGTTGGGTCAATAGCTTGCCCCCACCTCCACCCTACTTGTCAGAAAAGCTTTCCTATCCCCGGGACCGAGCCCAACCTGTTTTGCCTGGAGGGTCCCACACCCCACTGGACTGCATATGACCGAGGCAGGTTCTTCGAAGAGCAGTGCCACTCCAAAGCCTGCTGAATGCAGACCCTGCAGGGCGGAGGAGGGGAACGATTGGCCCCAGGAAGTGCTTGGAGGGTCAGGCACagtccccaccctttggcctctcttctctcctctaggCCAAACTGGGGAACAGCTCAGTGAGCCCTAATGTGGGGCATCTCGTCCTGAAGTACCTGTGTCCGGCCATCCGGGATGTCCTGAGCGACGGGCTCAAGGCCTACGTGCTGGATGTCATCGTTGGCCAGAGAAGGAACGTCCCCTGGAGCATTGTGGAGGCCTCCACGCAGCTGGGTAGGGGGCTTTGGGGTCTGGCCTTCCTGCCTGGGCCTCTGAGCATCACCCTGCCCTCTTCCCGCCCTGGGATGGCCCAGGTCTCCCTCCCAGCACCAGTCAGCCCTTGCCTGCTTGGCTTATGGGCCTGACCCAGGGGAAGAAGCTGGCACCCAGCAGCCTTGGACAGGGGTGAGGGCTGTCCAGGTGACACCTGTGGCCTTGCTAAGCAGGTGGGTTTGCCAGAGTGCCACCAAAGGAGGATCAGTCTCTCCCCTCCGGCTGCTTAAAAGAGGCAGTGGGGAACAGCAGGAGGGGAACACTGGCTCGGAAGTGCACCCTGGGGGGCCCCTTTTGGACCTGAAGGCTTGGGGGCTTCCATAACTGAAGGGATCCACAGGCGGCCAAGACATGGCACCTTGCCCCCTCTTCTCCCACAGGGCCCTCGACGAAGGTCCTGCACAGCCTCTATAGCCGTGTCAGTCAATACCCGGAGCTCACCAGCCACAACATGCGCTTCAATGCCTTCATCTTCGGCCTCCTTAAGTAAGTAGGGGTGCTTCCCCACTCCACCCTGCCATTGCAGGGGGGGCCGGGAGTGTGGGGTGTGCTGCTTTGTCCCTGGGAAGGAGGCAGCATGAGGGAGGGGTCCTCCTGAAGTCGCATtactcaacttcagcaacttggAGAtggcaactcccaggattcccctgaCAGCCAGCCATACCCTAACCCGGCcatgctagctagggaattctgggagttgaagtcctccaatgaGATTGCCGGAACGCAAAGGCTGACACCGGGAACGAAGGAGCCTTCTTTAGCCATCAGCCTAAACATAAAATGGATTTTGTACCAATGTGGGGCAGGCAGCCAAAAGGACCCAATCTGCCCCAACTCTGATGCTGCACTGCTCCAGggtgtctttcccccccccccccccgctttgtcTGCCTCCCGCCCATTGACTGATGGGCAGGGCTGAGAGGCTCCATGgcaggaaaggaaaaggggaagcaGTCAGGACCCCCAGGTGAGGGAGGCCAGCAGCGCATTGACGCTGGTGGTCAAGGCGCTGTGTTTGAGAGAAGCGTCCCAAGGAAGGAACCTCTGTCCTTGGGCCGGACTGACCATCTTCGGATGGTGCTTTGCTCAGTAAAAGTGAAACGAGACGCTTTCTTCATAACCACATTGGACTCTGCCTCCAACATGGCCCCAGCCCTCTTTATTCTTCAGCAGGCATCCAGTTGCACACACAACTTAGGCCGTGTTGccgattattgttgttttttgatTCTTATCCTGGTATCGTTTTTCCATATATTTTTGGTCCAAGTCAAGGCTGAAAACATACCTAGCGGTCCTGCCCcccattttccccataacaacagccctgtgaggtgggctgggctgagagagagagaacttcaCCACTGCACCATGTGGCCAGCAGGGCCTGGCTTGTGTCCCCAAATGATTCTTCATGCAAACCAGTCCAGACAGTCCTGCCCGTTCTCACCCGCTCTCTGCTTTCTGCCCCACAGCATCCGGTCCCTGGAGTTCTGGTTCAACCACCTCTACAACCACGAGGGTAGGTCCTTTGCTCCTGACTGCAGTGGGGGTGGGCCGTGTGCTGGCGATGGGTCACGGGTGGTGGCCCTGCCCTCAGGAGGCTCGTCCGCTCTTGACATACAGACCCCTGCTGTGCCACTAGGCAATGTGGCCCTTCCCGAGCTTctgaaagaaggcaggaaggccAAGGGGGGCTTGGTAGATGGAGCTGAGCAGCCCAGAGCCTCCTTTTGCTGGCCCGGCTGGGGCCCAGAGCTGCTCAAGCTGCCGGGGGGGCCCTGGTGACAGTGGCCTTCTATTCCCCACTAGATGTGCTGCAGGCGCACTACCAGCCGATGGGCTTCCTGCCGTTGGCGCATGGGGCCTGCCAGGGCCTCTTcgaggagctgctgctgctgcttcagcCACTCTCCCTTCTGCCCTTCGGCTTGGACCTGCTCTTCGAGCACCACCTGTTGCAGGTGGGcaggtggcagcagcagcagaaggagCTCCTGCGGGGTCAGCAGGGCCTGCTGCTCTCCGCCCACTCCACCCTGCAGCTCATGCACACTCATGGCGCCCAGCGGGCTGGTGAGGGCTCCCGGGGCCCGACACCCCTGGAGAGAGCAGCGGAGCCTGCCAAAGGGGCCCCGGAGTTGAAGAAGGACAGGCAGGCCAGCTGGTGGCTGCAGCTCACCCAGAGCTCCCAGGTCTACATCCAGGGCTCCCCGGAGGGTGCCCGCCTCGCCCACCACGAGCGCAAGAAGAGGGCATGGGCCAGGTCGGCAGAGGCCGGGAAGGGCCCTCCCCCAAGGGAAGGGGTGGTGGAGGGCGCAGAGGCCTGCCCCCCCACAGAAGCCCCCCCAGTCAGAGAGAGGCTCCCGGCCGAGGaggcaaagccctcctggaagcCGGGCCCTCCAGCTGGGGAGGAAATCAAGGACAAGGGCCGGCCCTTCTGGATGGGCAGCCCCCCAGATGCCGTGCTGGCGGAGCTGAAGCGCAGCAGGGAGCAGGATCAGGCGACGGCCCCTGGGAAGGAGCAGCCCATCACCCACGTCTCCAGCAGCGGCCAGCCCAAGTGGGCGCACCTCTTCGGTTCCCGCCAGGCATCCAAGGAGTCCAAACAGGCCAACAGGTAGTATCCCTGGCAGTCGGGCTCTGCCTTGGTGGCATTACTTTGGCAGTGGGGTGGGACGGCCTGGACTGGAGCCCCAAGTGGGATAAGCTGAGAACGGCCGACTTCCAGGCTGAGAGTTGCTGCCGAGACTCCCTGCCTAACAGCAGGAGGGAGTGGAGGGGATAGGAGGGTTGCAGCAGGAAGGGGCTGGTTTCTTATGCCCCTTGTTAAATTGTGAACGGGGCAGGGCAGTGGGGTCCTTGTGGCCCACCGTAAGAGAGAATTTTTACAGGAGATATCGATTAAGAGTCGGTTTGGAGCCATTGTGGTTTGCTTGGTGGACATCTGTGTCCCGAGATGGGCCAGATCAGAGGTTGCGCCGCCCGGCTGCTCATGGCAGAGCCTGAGGGTGGGTGGTGGATGGGACGCAGCTGCCATCTCAACTGGCAGCAGATGTGCTGGGGGGGCTTCACCTGGGGGCCCTGGCCATTCCCAGGCAAAGCTGTGGTGCCCACTGCTCCCCTGGCCTGACTGCTGCCCTCTCTGCAGGCTGCCTTCCGGCTGGTTGAGCTTGGACCGCTCCGTCTTCCAGCTGATGGCCCAGACAGTGGGCGCCAGTGTGTGGCGAGAGGCTGAGATGGCACCCAAACAGCTGCCCGTAGCCGAAGGTCAGCGGTCGGATGGGAGGGCCTCCCCTGGTGCCCCATGGTGAGTGTGCTGGGGCCGGAGCTGGCTTCGGAGGCCCCAAGCTGCCTGGCTCTGCTCTGGGGCTGCCAGACTTTGGACAAATCCCCTTCTGCTATGGACCCCATTGCAGGGAGGCCGTGTGTGTGACCGGCCTAGGCTGGGCTCCTTTCCCTTCAGGCAGCAGACCTGTGGAAGGGAGGGGGCTGCCCGGCCCTTGTGCGTTCTGCTCCTGAGCCTGCCGAGAAGCAGGGGGGTGGATGGGCAGCCAGTCTTTCTGGTCTGGCTCTTGGCTGGGGAGACTTCTGCCACCACATCCTGCCTGTCCCGACAGAAGAGGGTGGGCACAGCTGGTTGGCAGGCATTTTCTGGGAGGGCTGCCTGAGCAGCTGGGCCTTGGTGGAAGAGACCCCCTGCAGGGTTTATGAGAACCTGAGAAcagtgtggggagggggggtggcTTTTTATTCTGGCTGAGGTAGGGGGACGCAGCGGCTCCCCTGCAGTCAGCAGGACCCTTGATGGTTGGGGGAAGCTTATGTCCATGCAGTAAAAGCTTTAGGGGGAAATCTGAGACCCTTGACCCACGCAGCTGGGAAGGCAGACGGTGTGGCGCTGACACAGTGTCGGGgctgcgggggggtggggggggagtgccCAGCCCTTTTGGCACATTCTCTTTCCCCAGGGCGGTGAAGGCTCTTTGCCACCACATTGCCACCGAAGCTGGACAGCTGAGCTTCAAGAGGGGAGACGTCCTGCGGGTGCTGAGCAGGGTGGATGCCGACTGGCTCCGCTGCAGCCGCAGGGAGGGAGCCGAGAGCGGGCTGGTGCCCATCATGTACGTCACCCACCTGGAGGATGCCGATTATTGATGGGCAGGCAATCCCTGGTGGTACCCAGAGCCGTGCAGGCCATCAGGCCCCTCACCAAGAATCAGCCAAGGACCCAGCTTCTCTTGCCTGCCCTGGACTCCTCGTCTCTGCCGGGGCCTCCTGTGGCCAAACGTTCCTGTGCATGCgcctctccccttcctcttctccgTGGCACCCACGCCGTGTCCGAATGAAAATGTGGC
This genomic window from Ahaetulla prasina isolate Xishuangbanna chromosome 2, ASM2864084v1, whole genome shotgun sequence contains:
- the RUSC2 gene encoding AP-4 complex accessory subunit RUSC2 isoform X1; amino-acid sequence: MPQVPWQMGPKMDSPPKLTGETLIVHHIPLVHCQVPDRQRSSTSQGTNPFFPSDLGVRRTSSLPERTLLQADSLVYSSLLRASDGAPEEEPVGGQSPSPTLAAPAAPRRQNPFLLRDGEAWDLCEDDLGQKSFHLHDGRSAFRLHEPALPPFHLHSSSPVVRPWGGSHRMDVVEGCTGLAADEEAQDKGHIATECMELDEYSCHRGDPSSLSLEQEWASESDDLMNNTEVIRSRTCSCSNSELQRCRCYSLSSQSEPLDQQMGYVSDSSCNSSDGILVNFSTLYQRRHGHPHTNLNSGPLSCDSSSGSQSDMAAFYLDLHSSSQESKMPGELQDLEGPGKSCGCHHPSSPVLDANCNSYPPLCDPCPSDGSDLTACFQSQARLVVATQNYYKLVTCDLSSQSSPSPPGSSITSCSEEQARGSPLQPTEYYLFQRPEESDTEGSRDESQEESEKNAIEGQVYINVSPPSLAGGRQRSRSYDRHLDRSPSSRLGSLERMLSCPVKLSDSSSLTLQSSPPKRVTSFAELAKGRKKNGSSPPIRTSRDSSLEFSPIPEGQRDSSVFLESQERHSQSLPPLPLARSEGEDARKAPSFREVPTCGQEGDEQLFFSAVSEMGAGGSSIFGQKDIRARADGGAADGKVVRYSKDQRPTTLPIQPFVFQHHFPKPAKGRALHSHLASSLSQLYSLSAATAARPASQPPSSASQSSTSTEGPMGQGQRSADGAVSLGDGHVKRGPGPETTRLSPLGSYSPVRNNVPFFQSGDSSSCSPTPETQPPRSKSCPVSANLLPSTKASPAAGSCATPGRPGTGVQHKQCESPSPVAKKEEPPGPSAPLAKDRLPVGSLLPLLSGGWSLPRAESHSEPQWKIGGSDAASFSSLGVGIPRPLNANHLSLQALKWREYRRRNPLGLDRVSDLAGLTSHLDWKQLESKPPWRNPLLAMPVGHSGPRLHGPAVKEPQQSFPDFFPDCFSLAEKPPAEFCLSPDGNTESVSVDLLQKKGLVKAINMSVDLIVAHFGTSRDPGVKAKLGNSSVSPNVGHLVLKYLCPAIRDVLSDGLKAYVLDVIVGQRRNVPWSIVEASTQLGPSTKVLHSLYSRVSQYPELTSHNMRFNAFIFGLLNIRSLEFWFNHLYNHEDVLQAHYQPMGFLPLAHGACQGLFEELLLLLQPLSLLPFGLDLLFEHHLLQVGRWQQQQKELLRGQQGLLLSAHSTLQLMHTHGAQRAGEGSRGPTPLERAAEPAKGAPELKKDRQASWWLQLTQSSQVYIQGSPEGARLAHHERKKRAWARSAEAGKGPPPREGVVEGAEACPPTEAPPVRERLPAEEAKPSWKPGPPAGEEIKDKGRPFWMGSPPDAVLAELKRSREQDQATAPGKEQPITHVSSSGQPKWAHLFGSRQASKESKQANRLPSGWLSLDRSVFQLMAQTVGASVWREAEMAPKQLPVAEGQRSDGRASPGAPCAQPFWHILFPQGGEGSLPPHCHRSWTAELQEGRRPAGAEQGGCRLAPLQPQGGSRERAGAHHVRHPPGGCRLLMGRQSLVVPRAVQAIRPLTKNQPRTQLLLPALDSSSLPGPPVAKRSCACASPLPLLRGTHAVSE